Genomic DNA from Heteronotia binoei isolate CCM8104 ecotype False Entrance Well chromosome 8, APGP_CSIRO_Hbin_v1, whole genome shotgun sequence:
AAATGAAACATCTGATGCATTCCCAAAAGCTTTATGCTCATTTAGGGACAAAGAAGGATGTACAACTAATCttactgtgtttttttaaaactaaataGCAGCTGTGGAAGCCCTAGATCTGATCCAGCACATGAAGGGAAGAggtttaactccccccccccacactcaccGCTTGCCATTTTTGCAATCTTAATTGCCAGTCTCTTCCTCTCTATCATGGAGCTGATTTTTTCCTGTAAAGCAAACATATGGAAAGTATAAGTATTACCCGTTGGCATTCCAATGGCTAGTTTTCATATGGAAGGAGCTGATGATTGTGGGAGCAGAAACTGTATCTAATGGTATACGCATCAAAGCCTATGGGCTGCATAGCCAACCTAGGAAGACTTTGCCCCTGTGCAGATCATTGGTGCTGTTACCCTGTGGCTAGTCACTAATGAGTTGGTTATTGCCGTGGAGGAGATGAGAGATAGGGAGAGAATGGCGCATAGGTCTACCTCAGATCATGGGGTGTGCCTTCAATGTTTACAAAGTAGTAAATTTTATGCCTGCAATTGCTCTCTAGATCACATACACTGCTAAGTCATTGTTCAGAATCCGTTCTGAACACATGGGTTCATATCCGACAATCACTGTGCCTTTGAAGAATCATGGTTTAGAGTAGTGCATATAggttacatgcagaaggtctctggttcaatccccagcaacttcAGTTAAAGGATTTCAGGTAGCAagagtctgaaaatatttttctctgcctgaaaccctggggaaccactgccagtttagagtagataatactgagctAGACAGGCTGGAGTTGTGACTTAGAGGCAGCTTGGTATGTGTCTTACAGGCCACTACTTTAGTagcttttgggggagggaggctttTTCTGCCACCTCTGCATTGGCTGGAGAAATTTACTACTTTACTTCAGTGTAGAAGATTCTGTAGCTTTATATTACTTTTCCTTCTGCTTTCAGGAACTTTTCATCTTTGACTCAGCAGGCAAGGAACTGTTTTCTGAGATGCTAGATAAATTGGCAAGTACAACATAAAAGCCATCATTCAGCAGAGAAGCTGTGAAGCAAACCTAACCCCTGCATCCTGATTAAAGCTTGGGCAAGAACACAGAATAACAGTTTTTGACTGCCTTTTTCACTACTGCTACTTTTTTAACTTTAGAGCTCAAATCAAAGCAAAAGAAAAATGTATTCACTTAAACTGATGTTACCATTAAGTATTTTCATGGGGAAAGGCTAGCATTTCTGCCCAGCACCTGGAGCAGCATTGGAAAAGCTGAGAAAGGATGTATGGGGGTGGGAGCCAGTCCCCTAAAATAAGAGTGGGCAAAATGGGGTCACAGACCAGCAGAAAACCTGGGGCTTGTTGGTTGCTGGGAattactgctacagcaccaaccctaaatcagacttttccctgcagccactgtggccggacctgcctgtcccgcattggtcttgtcagccaccagcgagcctgcagcagacgtggactattgcacccttcttaaatcttcgttcgcgaagccaagccgagagagagagagttggactagatagaCCTAAGTCTGCTGCTGCAGGCAATTTTTACATTCTTAAGCAAGAGTGTGTATTCTGTATAACAACACAGATTACTTATGTCTTAACTGTAGAGACTCTTATTTATTCCGGTCCTTCAAATTTCAAACACGCTGGTGGATTTCAagggttttgcttttttttaactTGGGATTTTTTAGCATGTAGACTGCAAAATTGAAGTCAGTCGACCTTGGCCCTGAACATTCCACTATTTCTTTGCAAAACAAATGAAAATGTACAGAGGCCATAAAGAGTGCAGAGGCCTTAAAGAGACTCCCCTATTACCCTAATATATCCTTGGCTTCTGCAAAATTGCTATGAATCTTATATGGTTGGCTAGTTAATCTCATTGTAAAACTCTGAGGTAATTTCTCTGCTATTTCTTGAGTGTGGGTTATGAGAACCTCAGTGTTGGCTGTACCAAAAAGAAAGTAAGGTGTTCTTTTTCTCTGCCTTCCTGTTGAGTATTTTTAGCCATCTGCTGTGTTTTTTTTACAGTCTCAATTTATACTGCAGTTTTTATAGTATGTCATAGTACTGCTATGCAATACGTTCTCTATCATCCTTTTATTCTTGGGTGATTTGGAGGGTCAGAGGGTAGCTGGGACTGAGAAATTCATAATTCCTTTTGAGTATCAGGGACATAGGGGATGGGTTGTGGGAGAGTGTTGTAATGCTTTGTGTACATCTAAATGAGGGTTCCCCTCTCCATCATGGGTcttgagctggtttggtgtagtggctagagagTCGGACCAAGGTCTGAGAGagctaggtttgaatccccattctgccatggaacctcctgggtgatcttgggccaggcatgcactcagcctaacctatctcacaggattgtggtgaggataaaatggagaaggggagaaagatgggagaagaagaggaggagattggatttataccccgcccttcacttggagtcccagagtggcttacaatctccttccttttctctcctcacaacagacaccctgtgaggtaggtgggcctgagagagttctcagagaactgctcttgagagaacagctctgagggaacttgTTGACTGACCCAAGaacacccagcaggtgcatgtaaaggagtggggaatcacacttaaccactacaccaaagtggctgctttggtTCGTCATTAGAAAGAAAGGCcaggttataaatgaagtaaataaatagtgaCTGTTGGGTCTGTCAGTTTCATTAGGactgacattttttttcttttgttcagtGGGAACAGCCCAATACTATGTGCATTGTATATGATGTCACCAATGAGCAGTCTTTTAATAACTGTGCCAAGTGGCTAGAGAAGCTGAGAGCCCAGACTTCTGGAATACAAATCCCAGGTAGGAGGATGTATCATTCTAAACTTGTCTATTTTATGCCTAGATCTCTTTCTGATGAGTTATGGCTGGCAGCCACATCTTAATTCCAGGCAGTGCAGTAGCTTTCCTTAGTTCATTCTATCAGTATCTGAAAAAATGGGAAGTGCATATACTAAGCAATCCAGTTATGATCTTTTTCTCCACTACCTTGTCAAACAATCCACTTTCCAGTCTCTACCTGTTCATTCTTTAGGTTTTGTAGTGGGGGTTATTAATAATTCAGTTTCTTTTCTCTCTTAGGTGTGTTAGTGGGCAATAAGACGGATTTGATTGATAGGCGAGTTGTGGAGCACAAACAGGCGCAAGAGTGGGCAGAGACCAATGGCCTAGACTACTGCGAGATATCAGTTGTGAGTTACATAATTGGATGTGGGTGATGAATTCTCTTCACTTTCAGGATAAAGAGGTCCTGGAGTATTGTCTTGTACTATTTAGCTCATTACCAGTAGCAGATGTGTGATCAAGTAGCAGCCCCATTccccatcattttttaatttctttgcttTCTTTACAGAAAGAGATGGAAAATTATGAAGCACCCTTTCACATTGTGGCAAATTCCTTCCACCAATTATACAAAGAGAAGGTGGAAATCTTTCACTCGCTTGTGTGAGTCTACTGAGTATAGCCTGCTCAAATTACTTCCTTTCTTTGAGTCTAGAAATAATCAAATGTTTAACTATCAAACGACTCATCTCATTTCAGTAATTCTGACAAAGCCAAAAATAAACCACAGAAAGACATTTTATCTGATGATTATTTGTGCTTATTATTTCtggtctgggttttttttgtgtgattTGGTAGTTCGGTAGGATTTTTTCCCATAATTGCACTGCTCAGATATTGTGAAAGTGTGTCTTTGTCAACTCTTGAGAGGAATTTCCCAGAACAAATCAAAAGAGGTGACAGACGGCATACCACTGTCTGTGTACAGCTGGTAGAATTTAACCATTGGGTGTAAATACTGTGTCTAATACCAAAGATGTGCAAAAGAACCACGGCACTGTAAAATGCAGCTATGAGTGTTTTTTTCCTCTTAAGGCAGAAGCCAGTGGGTGAGGTTTCATATCTTGGAGCTCTGCAGCATTACTACTAACATGGACTCCTCCAAATGTAGTGCTTATTTTGTTTTggctcttttttcttttggccattggAAGCTATCTGGCTGCCAAGGGCCTTTTTCTCCTCTATACTGATCTAATTTGAGAATGCACTGCCCTCTACTGGTGCCCAAATCATTTAAGTTGGGGATGTGGGGTCAAGAAACAGCCACCTTTTGTGGCTTTGCATAACATGGTGTTTAGGGCCCCATATTTGGTTAAAGAACTTCCCGGCTAAAAAACTGTTTTTGCTAAAtagtcttttcctttttttttttagtaattaATTATGCAGTGGTTATTAATGGGGTTTCTGAAATTATGCTGTGATATATAAAGAATTTATTTTAGGGGAATGATACGAAATGCACCACTATTTTTAAATTGAGGGATTATACTGGAAAGACTTGTCATAACATATTTATTCTGATATTTTATTCTTCCTTATccaagggctcagggcaggttgtaACATGCTGTGTGTAAGTCTAAAAATATAACATTGTAAAattcacacaactccagcaataTTAATACAATCTCAGATAAATGCACACATACATATGGAGCTTGACACCATTTATAAAATGCCATTCCAAATAGGAAAGGCTTATGACTTTCAATAAGTCCATCAAAAAATGGCAGCAAGGCAGAAATTGAGCAAATCTAATAAAAGCAATACCCAGACCATCTTAATAAATCCATATAGCTTTGACTAGCAGTATGTAGTGCAAGTAACTGAGAACTTCTGTATATTGCCCATTGAAACAAATTGGAGTTGCATGATGATGTCCATGCAAAGGCCTATTTATTTTAGCAAGATTTGCATAAAAGAATTTTCTATGAGTAAACTTTTTGTAAGGATTTGGCATGCAGTTGTTTCAAACGGGCCTTTTACAGAATAAACGATTAGAGTAGTACCTGTCCTTTAACTTGAAAAGAGATGAATGAACTCATTTTCTATAAATGAATGGGTAAGAAGTGAAGGAGGGATTGTGGCTGGGCAGATCTGG
This window encodes:
- the IFT27 gene encoding intraflagellar transport protein 27 homolog — encoded protein: MVKLAAKCIVAGDPAVGKSALVQMFCNDGAHFQKNYTLTTGVELLVKTVPVPETSDSVELFIFDSAGKELFSEMLDKLWEQPNTMCIVYDVTNEQSFNNCAKWLEKLRAQTSGIQIPGVLVGNKTDLIDRRVVEHKQAQEWAETNGLDYCEISVKEMENYEAPFHIVANSFHQLYKEKVEIFHSLVPRIVC